The following is a genomic window from Armatimonadota bacterium.
GCGGGCGCCGCCACGTTCGAAGGGCGCAACGTCGTGTGGAGCCCGTCGCACGGCCCGGAGATGCGCGGGGGCGAATCTAACTGCACCGTAGTCGTGGCAGATCGTCCGATCGGCTCCCCCGTGGTCGCTCATCCCGACACAGCCATCATCATGGACCGGCCGTCGTTAGTCAGGTTGTCCGGCGTCATCGCGAGTGATGGGCTGATGATGATCAACAGCTCGCTTGCCCCGTCCGGGCCGCGGCGCAGGGACCTGCGGGTGTGGAAAGTGCCTGCGAATCACCTGGCAGAGGAGATCGGCGACGTGCGCGTCGCCAACATCATCATGCTCGGCGCATTCATCGAGGCGGAACATCTCGTCTCGCCCGAGTCGGTCAAGCAGGCGCTGCGCGACCGACTGCCGCATCGGCGGCGGCAGTTGCTGGAGCTGAACGAGCGCGCACTGGAGCGGGGCATGCGGCATGTCCGCGAGGCGGGGGACAAAGGAGTCGCCGCGGGAGCCCGCTGATTTCGACGACGCGCGTCGGCAATATTGGTGCAGCGGCGGGGCGTGCGGCCCCGCTCGATTTCGGGACGGTCAGGAGGCCGTCCCCTACGTTT
Proteins encoded in this region:
- a CDS encoding 2-oxoacid:acceptor oxidoreductase family protein, whose translation is MRREIIISGFGGQGIVLTGQLLAGAATFEGRNVVWSPSHGPEMRGGESNCTVVVADRPIGSPVVAHPDTAIIMDRPSLVRLSGVIASDGLMMINSSLAPSGPRRRDLRVWKVPANHLAEEIGDVRVANIIMLGAFIEAEHLVSPESVKQALRDRLPHRRRQLLELNERALERGMRHVREAGDKGVAAGAR